A stretch of DNA from Rattus rattus isolate New Zealand chromosome 1, Rrattus_CSIRO_v1, whole genome shotgun sequence:
tgggggagggatgggaagacCACAATCCATCCAGGGCCCAGACTCACCCTCAGCCCAGCACACTCAACAGCCCAGGGTCCACTACAAAGAGAAATCCTCCAATGAGGCCGAGAGAGACATCCATCTATGGGTACAGCAACAAGCCACTATGAATCGCCTTGTCGTCATGTCTACCCAGGAGAACACAGCATTGgacatttaattcttttaaaaatattgtattggtcctttgggaatttcatacaatgtattttgaatatattcaccctccttccccaactcctcccctaaCCACCATCTccaccctcccatcccttcccccctaACCTTGAGAATGTTTCCCCTCTCTCGCCTTGGGGGTCTAGTTTGTGTTGCCTAGGCTAGTCCCGCCCTGTGGCCATTTAACTCTTACTATAACTCCTGCAGAGATCACTCATTTAAACCAGCACTAACTTTGCTCACACGCTCTTATTCGCTGTTGCTACCATTGCTTTAGGAGAAGGTATTTTGAGAAATGGGGCAAAGAGAGACCTAGTTATGGCCgagaaagaaaaaataggcaGAAATGTCCAGCCCTCTCCAGAATGGCTGAATCCATTCGCTAGTGCTCTGAAGCATTTGGGAAGATCTTGACTGATCTGTCACTCTCCAGGCTTTATCTGGGAAGTGGGTGTGAGTCTGGGCGCACAGAGGCAGCACCCAGAGGACGTGACATCATTGTGCCAGACACACAAGGCCACAAGGTGGCACAAGAAGCCTCCATGGATGTGGCAGAGGTCCATCAGGAGCATAGCTAGGTGGCCCTGGGCCTCATTCTTGTTTAAGGATGGGTACCAGCTAGGCTACTCTGCACTCATGGGATCTCTTCTCTTGTCTCCAAGCCTCTTGAAGATGATTCTAATAGCTCCCCTAGAGGCCCCTTGCCAGACACAATTCAAATGGATTTCCCTCTACTATGTCACTGTACTGGAAAGGGAGATGGCCAAATGTCCACTTTGCAAGCCACAGGCAACGAAATTTAAGTCCAGTGCCTAAGTTCACCCCAGGGATGAGACTGGCAGTGACCAGACACTTGGCACCTGGGCTGTTTTCTCAAAGTGTCTGTTCCCAGTTTCTGATGCCCTCTGCAAACTGTGAAGTGCAGGGGACAGAGCTGGGGGACAGTAATGGCGGGTGACAGAGAGAGCAGGGATCTCATGAGCAAGTGTGCTGGCAGAGATCCATGAGTGGCAGATGGGGGAATATGCACGGCCCATCCAGGAAAGCTCCCGAATGCAGGGACTCAGGGAGCTCGTCGACAGCCTGAGCTACTCACTTTCGAGATCTCCCGCTGCCATGCTCTGAGCACCTGTGGTGGTTCTGGGTCTCTGCAGTGGCAGCCATGGGAGCCAGTCTGACTTTCCCCATCAGACTGCCATTCTTACGGCGAAGATGGCTTTCCAGGTAAAGTAgaggtcagtcagtcagccagttgGTCGGTCAATCTGCAAGGGCACCAGTTCACTTCAGCCCCCATGACACACAGGGCTGGGCTGTATGTGAACTGTGAAGGTGATATAGGAGAGAAGGCCTAGAGCCAGCTCTGGTCCTGGCTActgtctccccctccttcctccccttatGGAGGAGGAAAGTAAGACACAGCTGGTGAGCATACACTCCACAGCTGCAGACACAGATCCAAGACCATCATGGACTTGGCTGCTCCAGCCTGCCCCTGTGTTCACCTATGCTGTGGTTGACTAGGGCCATGCTCGTGAGACACACAGCCTCTCGGCTCTAGTCTCAGCTGCTGTTGTTATCTGTGACTTTGGTCAGGCTGCCTGTCTATGCCTGCATCCTCATTTGTGAGATGGCTCCTGTCCCCTTAGTTGAATCGAACAGAGGCATCTAGGATGGTGACCATCCTGTTGATAGGCCTATATGATCAGGTGTCCTTGAGAAGGTGTCTTTAGGTGTCTAAGCTGTCAGGCTGTGGGTTCTGAAAGCCGCCATGGCCCCACCCACACCTCCCAGAGCTGGGAGGTGCAAAGCCTGTCTGGGCTCAGCTCCACAGTAGGCAAATGAGGTGATGATGTCAAAGCCATGGCTAGCCCAGCCCCTGTGACCTCCCCcagccctcctctgcctctgtcccatGTTCAGATTCACAAGCTCCAAACAGCTGGGCCCAGAGGGGAGGAGAGTGGCAGGAAGGAAGGTAGATGGCTGGGACCTTGGGCCCACTGAAGCGCGTCACCTGCCCTGCAGAACTGCTGGGCCCAGGGCTGAGAGCTGGACGCGTGGGGATCATTCCTGGCTCTGTGCATTACGCTGTGGTTCTCAGTCATCTACTGGGTCATCGCTCCTTGCAAGCCTGCTCAACGTTTGAGTAGGATTGTGGGCAGCTCTCTGCTGGTGGCCGGTTAGCCACCATGGCTGACGAGAAGACCTTCCGAATCGGTTTCATCGTGCTGGGCCTTTTCCTGCTATCCCTGGGCACATTCCTTATGAGCCACGATCGACCCCAAGTCTACGGCACCTTCTATGCCATGGGCAGCATCATGGTGATCGGGGGTGTCCTCTGGAGCATGTGCCAATGCTATCCTAAGGTAGGGGGGCTGAGAGGGGGCAGAAGGACAGGTGGCTCTCATGGTCTCTGACACCACCCCCTGTCCTCCAACTGCTGTGTTCTTTCCGTTGgactttctgtgttctctctgctctggggAATATCCTCTGCTTATCCATTCATCTCTCACTGGGCTCGTCAGAAGCCCCTGTGTCTGGACCTGGAGCCAGCCGTCACTGGGACACAATGAGATCTATGCACTGTCCCTGTGTGATCAGAAgttggccagcatttgctgtctgcCAAGCCTGAATCCACAGCTCACCCGGACCACGTCCCAAGAGCTCTGCATTTCCTGCCGTTCCCTTTCACCCTACAGACCCTGAAGCACATGCACAGACCTTGGGTTGGAGCTTGCTTTAAAAAGCCATGGTGAgcacccagggctccagctgctgTGGGCTTGGCTGTGCTGGGTCTTTCTGAGACATAGCACTTCCCTCTGTAAAATGCCCCCCAATCTCAGCTCCACATAGCCCTGAGCTAACCCAGGTATGATGTGTGGAAGGCGGGGAAGGAAGGGCATAGCTGCAACTGTAGTGTGTTTAAACATCGGCTGCTGCTTTCATTCTTGATCCTTCCACAGCCCTGAGGAGTGAACATTTCAGGTCTTGTAGAGCTTCAGTGCCCAGAGAGGTGGAGTGATTGTCGCAATGTCACACAGCTCGTTAGAGACAGActcagggatggagggagagcaaCAGGAGGTCTAACTTGTGGTCTGCCTCTAAGTGCTTGGGAGTCTGAGCAACTTTGTTGtctgagcctcagcttcctcacctgTACAATGTGAGTCAGGCGGATGGTGTGGGAGAGGGGGACGGACATCTGAGGTCCCACTGAACCTGATACTAACAGACTTACCCTCCcagcctcctccacccctcccttcttTGGGGGTGGGAGTACCCAGAAGGAGTTCTAAGAATTGAGGCCAGGTCCCAGCCTCTCCCAGTCCTGCCACCTCTGTAGCCAGCCCAGGGCTGTCATGTCACTTATATCTGGAGCTTGGGCAGTCGGAACTGGTTTGGAGCCATTTATAAAGCAGTTTACAGTCAACTCTCCTTTAGGTGCTCAATGTCCTGAGCAGAGGTCACTGGGAGAAGAGGGCCTTGAGGCCAGAGCCACCACGTCCCCACCCAGGGAGGGTAGAGTGGTTGAAAAGACAGCGTCCTTCCTAGAGGCAGCTGGCGGAGACTGAGTAACAGCAcagtgtatgtgggggtggggctgagtaTTAATGAATAACTGTTGAAGGCCCATGTGCTGTATGGTGGTGGAAACCCACACCTCCTGGAGTCCCTCAGACCCCAACTCAagtccctgtgccctgtgccaAGTCCGTGACCTTGGTAGAGTCGCCCCCAATGCCAGGCATGGCCAAGTGGAAGGAAGCAAAGGGTGCTGTGGGGATGGAGGGCTCCATGCCTGTGTGAAGCAGGCGCAGAGACCTTGTTCTTCAGATGCTGCTGCTGGCCCTGGaaggtcatggtggtggtggtagagacTCAGACTGTTAGAGCCGTCAAagtggggcaggaaggagaaagggctcCCACTCCTCACCGTGGCTGCTCCATTAGGGTTTGAATACAAACCTGGTTAGATCTGGTACTTACCTGGGACTCAGGCATGGATCAAGGGAGAATTGAGCCAGGGTAAATCTAGTGTGGGGAGCGGTTGACGATGCTGAGCCTGAATGTTGAGTTGGGAACAGGGGAGTGGGGAAAAAGGCGTTGAGTAGCAGGGAGAGCAGAGCCTTGGCTCCACATCCTCTGGTCCTTACTTTGTCTGCTGTGCTAGAGCTCAAAACCAGGACCAGCCCCAGTCCTCTCTGTGGGCGTCCCTCTCTATGCTTCTTGCTTCTTGGGACTGGTCAGTGTTCAGCCTGAACTCAGATCTCACGGGTACTCTCTGCAGGGAAAACTCCTCTGGAATGCTCATGGCTGTGAATAAAGGTTGAAACCTTTAGCCTGACGTTCTGAGGGTTTCCAGGTCTGGTCCCTCCTTCTGATCTTCAGTTCTGTgaatccttcctctttctttaggAAAGAAATCTGTGTTCTAAGGtgctgtttcctgtctgtctcctccatgCTTCTCATGTCCATGAGGTGGTcatgattgtggtggtggtgatggcaatgatgaccatgatgatgtaaatggtgatggtggtgatggtaacaGTTGTGATAGTGAgtatgatggtagtggtgatgatggtgaggtGGATAATGcttgtgatggtgatgatgttggtgatgatgatggtgatgatgttggtgatgatggtgatgatgatgataatgatagaaatggtggtgatggtatgAGGGATATgggaatggtggtggtggtggtggtggtggtggtggtggtggtgatgatgatgatgatgatggtgatgatgagtaTGATGGAGcagatgctgctgctgtctgaACCATGAACCAGCTGGCCATACAGCATCCTTCGTACAGATGTAAGATGCTTAGACACCTGGCAGGGAGCGAGTGGTCCTCCTCAGGATTGTAAAAGCTCCTCTACCCATCCCCTCCCATCTTTCCATCATCATGAAGGTTTGCTGGTGCACAGCGCATCCCTCTCTCACTGAACTctgtgggaagagacagagggTGCCATTCACCAGATTATGAATCTGGAGCCATTCACCAGATGCTCATCAGATGTTGCATGAAAAGTGTTCAGACTTGTGAGCTCAGTGGCTTGGACTTCAGTAGGACCAGGCTGTGATTTTCTGAGAAAATCCATGTAGCATGCTGTGAGAGTCCTCTGTATTACTCAAGGAGCCCTCCCAGCCCTCTTGGGACACAGACTATTAAAAGCATAGGATACATGATGGGTAAGCATTAGGCACATTCTCAATGTGGTCAGCCCATCTCCAGAACGCTTTCCAAACCGGGAAATAAAAGATGTAGACCCACCATGGGACAGTGCCCCATTACTGTTCTTGTTAGTCTTGGGGAGACACCAGCctattctctgcctctctgatttTCACAACTTGTGCAGCAGGAGAGTAGAATCTCAGTGTTTGTCTCTGCCCCTCCCAACGTGGCATATTTCACTCAGCACCAGGCCTTCAAAGTTCATCTTTGCCATAACTTGCTTTGGAACTTCCTTCCGAAGGCTGACGCATGCTGTTGCCTCTGTTCCTTGTATTTTGCTATCGCCCATCTCTTGGTTGTGGTTCACGGTGTTTCTCTGAGCATGGAGGAGCAGGTGTCTCTTGGAGGTTTCTTTCATTAACCCCAAGAGTTCAAGGAGGCTCTGGAAGGAGGGatggctcccaggacccacagtaAGGATCTGTCTCCTGGACCCTCCAGGACTGTGTCACCTGTCTCCCTCCTTCATGGCTTGCCTTCCCACCCCCAGTGGCCATCCCTGCAGCTCTGCTGCTTGACCCGGAAAGTTCAGGGATGGCACTTGGCACACTTCCGTCCATGTGTATCTCTGCTTCCCCATTACAGCCCTGTGAAGTGCAGGTCAGTGGCTGGCTCTCCACTCACTCACCAGATGCAGAGAGAGCACCCTTTGTGGAGACCTCAGGGAAATGATGGGCCGGGTCTCCAGGGCAGTTGTCTCTGTTACTCACAAAGGTGTCTGCACATGCCAGGTTCTCCAGGGATTGTCCAGGGAAAGGAGAACATGGTGTGGACAGAAGCCTGCCTACTCACTGGAGCTGAGTTACAAACGGGAACTCTGACATCAGCAGAGGCCCTTCCAGGTCCCCTTCTCCTGTACAATGTGCAGAGAAGCTTGCAAGAGGCTCTGGGCCAAGTAGCCAGCTGTGGAGTGACAGCTCCAGCCCTGGTCAACTGCAGAGATCATGTCCTCTCTCCTAACAGATCACCTTTGTGCCGGCAGACTCTGACTTCCAAGGCATCTTGTCCCCAAAGGCCCTGAGCCTACTGGAGACTGGGCTTTCAGAAGTAAAGAGGTAAGTGCAGGAGGAATGGCTCTCAGTCCAGCCTCCTGTCAAAAGTGCAGAGgaggagagcaagaaggaactcaggagggagaggaccAGGATGTGTGGATTGGGCGCTTGTGTCTCTGTCTTGTTCTATCCAGCTTCCTCTTTGCCTcaagttttctgagaacacaCTCTGAAATCAGAGGTGGTTTCAAACTCTCAGTTTTATGTGTTAACACTGCCATTCCTATTTTATACATGTAGAAATGGAGGTTCGGAGAAACACAAACTTCAGATCTCACTGGGAGTCAGTGAAGGAGACAGGGGTGAATCCTGGCCTGATTTGGTCAtagtctgcctccctccccaccaccccgcACCCCGTCACCCCCCACCGCGCCATCCCGGAGGTGCTGAGCCCTGGTTCTGGCTGAGAGCCCTTTGACTTCCCCTAATCCCCTGAGCAGTGACTCCCAAGCTCCAAAGGCCAGGTTACAGGCTCTGTAGCTAGGGGGCGCTGAGAGCCACTCTGTTTGCTTGGGGTAGTTTGTACCACTGGCATTTTCCACTCCTGATACTCAGGGAAAAGTGTCCCAGTGGGAAACAGCGGCCACCCTAAACACTATCCCAGGGCCCGTAACTAGCTCAGGCTACCTGGGGTTCCTTCCTTTATCTTGTCACCTCCCAGTCATGTGACCCTGGACAAGGACCTAGTCTCTAGCAGGGAACGATCACTATGGCCCTGGTCCACCAAGCAGGCAGGGTCTGCGTCTCTCTATATACAAGGCGGTTTACAtatatgcctcagtttcctcacagcACCTCCTGGAGTTGCAGGGAGGGTAGAGGCAATCAGACCCCAGCTTTGCAGGCGAGGAGCCTGTACTGGCTGTGGCTTGCTCCGTGGCTCGCTCTGTGGCTTGCTCTGGGGCTCACAGCTACTCGATACAGAACTGTGAACCCAGAACGGTGATTATAGAAGAGTGGCTCAGCAAGCCTTCATGCCGAGTCCTCTCCATTTTGCCATCACAAACTGTGGATACCTTTGGGGACATTATGTGAAGTTGACTTGGGGTCAGACCACTTAATTTACCTAGTTGGGCCTTAGCCTCATCATCCGTGGCCTGGGTCCAGCGATACCCCTGAGATTTTCCTTGTGAAATCAGTAGGCCCATCCCTCGACGTGGGCAGACAGGGGGTCATGGTGAGGAAACTCATGTCTGCCGGCCTGACTTCTCCCCCGCTATCTGTCCaacccagcccccagcccccctACGTCAGACTGTGGGAAGAAGCCGCTTATGACCAGAGCCTCCCAGACTTCACTCACATCCAAATGAAGGTCATGGGCTACAGTGAGGACCCCAGGCCATTGCTGGCCCCGGAACTGAAGACAGGAACCAGCAGTGCCAAGGAAGGCGAACCTCATTCTGCTCAGACCTGGATGGAGGCTGCGGTGGTCGTCCATAGAGAGTTGGATGAGAACGAGGGAGAGAAATCTCGTTCTCAGAGCAGGTGAGTGGGCGGCATAGGAGCGGGCTCAGTTGTAGGGCAAGAGGGGTGGGAATGAGGAGCTGGCAGCAGAAGGCCACAGACAAATGAGGGTGGGCTGGGGCTTTAATGGACTTCGGTGCTAATCTCCACTGTATACACGGTGGGTTTTAGACTCCCCTGAACAGTTTCTCTCGTGGGGACAGAGTTTCCGCCCCACAGGGACAATGCTTTAAGTAGCCAGCACATAGTTCTTCTTTTCCCAGATGCTCGGGAGCCCAGGAGGCCAGGAGCCATAGGGTTTGGATTTAAAGACTGGCTGGGTTGATGAcctgctctgtagctcaggcaaGCTGTCCCTGACACAGctcagtttctgtttatttttgagtctATCTCTGATAGATCCACTCACCCACATCTTCCCTCATTACTAGACACCAACTCCTTCTCAGGTCTTGACAACCCCCTTGTTTCCTGGAGATTCTGTTCCAAgcggggaggcagaaagggacacAGACGGACCTGGCAGAGTGAAACGgactggggggggggcggcagaGAAGAATCTAGAATGCCTGAAGTTCAGGATGAGGCACTTGGCtggctggcttccttccttccttccttccttccttccttccctccctccctccctccttccttcctaacaGTTCTGTGGCTTGAGCACCTATGTcactgtgccaggcactgtaTGAAATACTTTGAACAATTTACCTTCTGCAAATCTCAGAAACTACCGCTTGAGAGAGGATTCCCACTGCCCTCAATTTCCAGGGGAATTAAAGGAGACTCAGAGATAGAGACTCTGTGGCTAGTGGCTGAGATCTGGACCCAGACAGTGTTACTCATGGCCTACCCTTCACTCATGGTCTTTGTCTCTGCAGCCCTCCAGCGTGTTCCCAAGGCTCTGCACCCTTGGCTTCATTCCACGATGACCTGGACGTGGGCTCCAGCGAAGGCTGCAGCCCCCAGCCATCCCCACCTGACAGAGATGAGGCACACCCGCAGGTGCCCTGGGCCAGCAAAGGTCCACTGGATGGCTTCGGTGACTTTGCTCTGATTGATGACACCCCTACATCAGAGGACATGGGCCTGGAGGGGCAGGCACGGGAGGAAGCTCTACCCAGCAAGCAGCCATGGTCCCTGAGGATGAAGGAGACTGTCCAGGCAGGTGCAGAAGaaccagagcaggaggaggaagatctGTACTACGGGCTGCCCGACAGCCCTGGGGACCCCCTCCCTGACAAAGAGTTGGGCTTTGAGCCTGATGTCCAGGGTTGAGATGAAACTGCTTCCTGGGTCTAGCCTGACAGCACTGCTCTCTTCATGTGACCCCCTCAAGGGCTCAGTTTTCCAAGTCCAAATAGGATTGTATGGAGGGTCGAGTGAGGCAGTGAC
This window harbors:
- the Bsnd gene encoding barttin isoform X2; translated protein: MADEKTFRIGFIVLGLFLLSLGTFLMSHDRPQVYGTFYAMGSIMVIGGVLWSMCQCYPKITFVPADSDFQGILSPKALSLLETGLSEVKQPSPQPPYVRLWEEAAYDQSLPDFTHIQMKVMGYSEDPRPLLAPELKTGTSSAKEGEPHSAQTWMEAAVVVHRELDENEGEKSRSQSSPPACSQGSAPLASFHDDLDVGSSEGCSPQPSPPDRDEAHPQVPWASKGPLDGFGDFALIDDTPTSEDMGLEGQAREEALPSKQPWSLRMKETVQAGAEEPEQEEEDLYYGLPDSPGDPLPDKELGFEPDVQG
- the Bsnd gene encoding barttin isoform X1, which produces MADEKTFRIGFIVLGLFLLSLGTFLMSHDRPQVYGTFYAMGSIMVIGGVLWSMCQCYPKITFVPADSDFQGILSPKALSLLETGLSEVKSPQPPYVRLWEEAAYDQSLPDFTHIQMKVMGYSEDPRPLLAPELKTGTSSAKEGEPHSAQTWMEAAVVVHRELDENEGEKSRSQSSPPACSQGSAPLASFHDDLDVGSSEGCSPQPSPPDRDEAHPQVPWASKGPLDGFGDFALIDDTPTSEDMGLEGQAREEALPSKQPWSLRMKETVQAGAEEPEQEEEDLYYGLPDSPGDPLPDKELGFEPDVQG